AGCCCCAGCGCGCGCAATCCGACCATGCCGCCGATGAGCGCCAGCGGCACGGTCAGCATCACGATCGCGGCCTCGCGCACGGACTTGAACAGTGCCGCCATGATCAGGAACAGCACCAGCAACGCCAGTCCGAAGTTGGTCGCCATGGTCTGCACCACCTGCTGCAGGCGGTCGGCGCTGCCGGCCATGCGCACGGTACCGTCGGCGGGCAGGGTTGCCTTGATCGCGGGCACCACGTCCTTTTCCAGGGTCGCCAACGCATCTTCCAGCGACAGGTTGGGCGGCGGGTCCACGGTCAGGGTGATCGTGCGGCGGTGGTCGAGTCGACGGATCTGGGTCGGACCGATAACGCTGTTGAGCGAAACCAGGTCACCCAGCGGCACGATCTGGCCCGACGGCGTGACCAGCGGCGCCTCGGCCAGCTGTTCCGGCGATTGCCCGGCACTGGCACGCAGGATGATCGGCACGCGCGTTTCGCCGTTGAAATACTCGCCCAGCCAGGCGCCATCGCCGACGGCACGCACGACGGTGCCGACCGCGGTGCGATCCCAGCCGGCTTCGGCGATGCGCCGGTCGTTGGGCACGGCGTGCAGTTCACTCTGGACGGCGTCGGTATTGGGGAAGGCCTGAACGCTGGCCCCGGGGAATTTCTTCTCCAGCAACTGGCGTCCCTGCTCTGCCGCGCGCTCGAGCGCGGCGGTGTCGTCGCTCTGCAGGTGCATCGCGACCGAACGCACCGATCCACCAAAGCCGCCGAAGAGATCCCCCTCGGTGGCAAAGGCACGCGTATCCGGCAGGCCCTGCACTACCTCGTTGCGAATGATCTGTTCCAGTTCGCCGATGCGTTTTTCGTCCACCACGCGCGCACCAATGGTGCCTCCGCC
This genomic stretch from Tahibacter amnicola harbors:
- a CDS encoding efflux RND transporter permease subunit; translation: MSPEAVNREIAPVILERLQPYMKGEKQPQLKNYYLLLWPGGGTIGARVVDEKRIGELEQIIRNEVVQGLPDTRAFATEGDLFGGFGGSVRSVAMHLQSDDTAALERAAEQGRQLLEKKFPGASVQAFPNTDAVQSELHAVPNDRRIAEAGWDRTAVGTVVRAVGDGAWLGEYFNGETRVPIILRASAGQSPEQLAEAPLVTPSGQIVPLGDLVSLNSVIGPTQIRRLDHRRTITLTVDPPPNLSLEDALATLEKDVVPAIKATLPADGTVRMAGSADRLQQVVQTMATNFGLALLVLFLIMAALFKSVREAAIVMLTVPLALIGGMVGLRALGLFAFQPLDLLSMIGFVMMIGVIVNHAILLVDLTREAQLSGHSLEDSIRIGLNQRLRAILASTLTGALGALPMAVNPGPGSVIYRGLAAVNVGGVVISLVFSLLLLPSLMRLAHWPKKKPADAAPVRDENAPSYPRAA